GCCTACCGGGTCTTCGACGTCGACGATCTCATGATGAATACCCTCGGCGCGGTCCTCGGCTCTCTCGCAAGCCTGCTCCTCCTGCGCAGGCGGGAGGGCCTGCAGGAGGTCGACGCGCCACGCCCGATCACGGTGGCCCGTCGACTCACCGGCATCCTCTGTGATCTGCTCATCTGGGTGCTGTTCAGCTGGACCGTCTCCCTCGTCTTCGGAGTCACCGCCGCAGTCCTCGATGACGGCACGCTCACTGAGCCGGGCCCGATCGTCGCGCTCATCGGCTTCATCCTGCCCTTCGCCGCTCAGCTGTTCTCGGTGCTCAGCAGGGGTGTGACAATCGGCGAGCGCCTCGTCCTCATCGCGGCTGTGCAAGTCCGCCGCCCCGTGGCGGTCGGTCGGACCCTGCGGTTCCTCTTCGGCATCGGCGGATACATGCTGCTGTCCCAATGGGCGTTCCCGCTCTCCGGGCTGCTCCTCTTCCTCCTCGTCGCCGTCTCTGCCGTCATGATCTTCACAACCCGCCGTCATCGGGGCCTGGCTTGCGTGGTGTCGGGAACCGAGATCGACGACGTCCGGGCAAGAACCGCGACAGTGCAGGATTCGCTCGACGGCTGAAGAATCCGGGGCGTTTGCAGACAGCCTCCGGTTTCGACAAGGTGGCCACAGTCCTGGCGAAGTGCTCCTGCCTCAGTGAGGAGTCCCCGCCTCGGCGAGGTGGGCGATGAGCGGCCAGGTGTGCGCGGATCGCTGGAGAGCGTACTCACTGTCGGCGGCATCGACGGCGCGTGCCCGCCATTGCGCCCAGTTCATGCACAGCCGCATCAGTGCCATCTCGCCGACGACCTCGAGTTCGGCCGGCTCGGGTTCGAGCACGCTGAGATACCCGTCGACGACGGCACGGAACGCGGCCTCGGGATCGCTGCGGCGCAGCATCGCGTATGCTCCTGAGATCGCGAGGTCGGAGATCCGCGGGGCGCGCACGGCATCATTGAAGTCGATGACTCCGGCCACAGCCGTCCCGGTCTCGTCGAGGACGACGTTCGCGTCATGCAGATCGTGGTGGATGACCGCCCGCGGAAGGGCACCGAGTCGCGGAAGCACGTGCTCGGCGAAATGAGCTGTGATGCGCCGGACGACAGACACGCGTCTTTCCAGCTCTGCCTCGTCCCGCTCTCCGCTTCCTCGCTCAAGTCGGTCGAGTGCGCGTCCGACGACGAGAGGGCCACGCTCGATCATCCAATCGTGGTCGGGGACGTCCGGCGGCATCTCGACTGTGTCCAGCGCCAGAGTCAACCGC
Above is a window of Brevibacterium siliguriense DNA encoding:
- a CDS encoding phosphotransferase; this encodes MPSTADMLPSDLREVMSELSDLYGVRVERPTLFKGEFDVNVRFVDPTHGMLLAKVSADSLGEEMLRWQETVLEAAAASPEVTFRTPTILPALDGRWHVRIGTCLVRVVTWISGRLWNENPSVGGAGAELLHSLGQASARLTLALDTVEMPPDVPDHDWMIERGPLVVGRALDRLERGSGERDEAELERRVSVVRRITAHFAEHVLPRLGALPRAVIHHDLHDANVVLDETGTAVAGVIDFNDAVRAPRISDLAISGAYAMLRRSDPEAAFRAVVDGYLSVLEPEPAELEVVGEMALMRLCMNWAQWRARAVDAADSEYALQRSAHTWPLIAHLAEAGTPH
- a CDS encoding VanZ family protein; this encodes MSSFVIPAFVAVLVGCGIAVLAFVPFVAISYRRRGGLTFGHTLVWLAAAIYAMALWTYTLLPVPPADEITCAAVQLRPFQFIADILSFDTGSVRALMTNPAVLQVALNVVLFVPLGWFVRQLAGRGIVVATMTGLAASALIEFTQITGIWGLYSCAYRVFDVDDLMMNTLGAVLGSLASLLLLRRREGLQEVDAPRPITVARRLTGILCDLLIWVLFSWTVSLVFGVTAAVLDDGTLTEPGPIVALIGFILPFAAQLFSVLSRGVTIGERLVLIAAVQVRRPVAVGRTLRFLFGIGGYMLLSQWAFPLSGLLLFLLVAVSAVMIFTTRRHRGLACVVSGTEIDDVRARTATVQDSLDG